A stretch of DNA from Maridesulfovibrio sp.:
TCACCGAACTTCTGGCCGGTATTCGACGAGCAGACCCGCCAGGCAGCCGAGGTCTGGGAACTGATATACAAGGATTTCCTGGACGCGAAAGAGCGTCCCACCCTGTTTATCGTTGCCTTTGCCATGGGGTTGTGGGCGGCCGGAACCAGCACGATGATGTCCAACGAGTGGATTTCACGCAAAGGATACCCGATCACCATGGCTACACCGGGCACCCATATTCCCGATGTGCTTTCCATTATCCGATCAATGCATAAGCATTTCGACCAGATAGTGATCGCGGGCTATCCCCCGCATGTCAAAAACATCATTGACGCAGGGATCAGAGAAAATCTCGATTGGAAAAAGCTCAGGCTTAAATTTCTGTTCACGGGCGAGGCCTTCACCGAGCGCTGGAGAAACAACTTCGCCAGGCAGACCGGCCTTGGTAATATTCTGACCGATGCGCTCAACATGTACGGCTCTGCGGACGTGGGCCTTGTAGCCCATGAGACGCCGCTGACGGTCTACCTGCGGAGAAAGGCGGCTGAAGACGGCAACCTGACATCCGCCCTGTTCGGGGATAACCGGGTGCCTGCAGTTAATCAGTACAACCCCGAAACCCGTTACTTCGAGACCATAGACGGTCGTCTGGTGGTGACGGCCCCGAGCAGCATCCCTTTGGTGCGATACAACACCATGGACCTAGGCGGCACGCTCACCTACGGCGATCTACAGAACAGGCTGGCAGCGCGGGGCATTGAGCTTGATGAGGAAGCCAAAGCACTGGGCATTGCACACCGCATCTGGAAGACTCCGCTGGTCTATCTCTTCGGGCGCGGCAAGTTCGCGGCTAGCATTTACGGGATCACTATTTTTCCAGAGTACACCAAGTGGATTCTTGATGCACCTGAACTGGCCCACGTATTGACCGGAAAATTCATCATCGCCACCGAGGACACGGACGACATGCAGCAGCGCCTCCGGCTCCGGGTCGAACTGGTCGAGGGGGCAGATTCATCTGAACACAACCGGGAACTGGTCAAAACCGTCTTTGTCCGGGAACTGCCGAAGATCAGCAGCGAATACCGGGCCCTGCTGCTGGATATGGGAGAAAGAGTCAACCCGGAAATAAGTCTGCATCCCTACGGCGATCCCGACTACTTTCCCAAAGGGATCGTCAAAAAGGGAGCATAATGGAGGATGCCACCGACAGGTTATAAAACGCAACCGCAGGCGGAGCTGTAGCCCAAGCCACAAAAAGGGGCCAACACAGCCGCAGAGTTCGGGACCAGCGAGAATGTAATAGAAATGATGCAGTCAGTTTTTGAGCATGAGGATTTGTGGGTTGGGGGCGAGGGGAATGAAAAAGGATATTAGTTCGTCCGGTTAAAGCTTACTTTTTCCCGGAAACATCGGGGCAGCTTCTCTTAACAAGCATCTCCTGAATCCTCTGAGCAGCGTTGGTTCGCAGGTTTTCAAAGAAAAGGGCGTAGTCATCCACATGATATACGCCTTTCGGAAAGCTGTGCGAATCATTCATAATAGAAAGGTCTATCGGGTCCACCACAAGACCAGAATTCACGATCTGGGCCGAAGTGAAATGGGCTCGTGTTTCCGAACGGTCTTTTTCGGCAAAAGTGGCCCCCATATTTTTGCTGGCTGGTACGAATGAATCATCCGTCGTCCAGGAGAGCGGATTGACCACTATGGCCCCGGGGATGCGTGTGGGGGCAGCGTCCTGTCTGCCTGCGGCCATGGTGTTATAGTCGATAAAGCATTGGGTCTGCCTGGAAGATTTGCAAATGCGGATGTTTGGATTGGCGGCAATGTTATCTTTGGTGATGGACCAGCCTATAGCGTAAGCGGCCACAAGACGGCTTTCCGCACCTGTGGAGCCCCAGTGACGAACGGCTAGATCCACGATGATGTTAGACCCTTGGCTGTGTCCAGCAAGGATAAAAGGACGGCCATGGTTAAAATGCTTCAAGTAGTATCTGAAAGCATCCCAGACATCGGCCAAGCCATAGGAAATGAGTTCCCTCTTCTGTTTCGCACCAAGGGTAAGGGCTGCCATGTTCATCTGGCGATAATATGGCGCATAAAGATTTGCCTGGCAGGAAAAGACGGCGGCCTGCTTGTATAATGTGGCAGCCGCAGCCGCCTGTTGCTCTTGTGAAGCGATATCCATGAGCCAGTCCCTGTCGTTGTGCAGTACAGTGGGGTAAACCCAGAAGATGTCCACGGCAAATCTGTTGGAGGATTCGGGCAACGCCAGCCAACTATCCGCTTGGCTGTAGTCCGGTCGCGGGGGAATGGAAATGGAATTGGAATCGAAGGGAGGCAATCCATCGGCCGGTGAGGGGCTGGCTGCCGTCAGAAGCAGTATAACGGCGAGGCCCGTCAGAAATAAAAGGTGATAATGTGCGGCGATGCGCTGTTTGGGCATGAAAGAAGTCCTCCGATTTAAGGCAACAAAGCATTGTGGTAAAAAAAAGTCAATGCAATACCCGACAAGGACAGTTGCTTTTCAAAGTGCTTGCGTCTTTGAAATCGCTGGATTGAATTACGTTCGGAGCAAGGCGCGGGATGTGTCAGCCCGTTAATCCCGGCAAGCTCTACTTTGAAATGCCGCGCTTGAACAACATAAAGACCGAAGACCTCACTCCCGCGCAGCTAGCACTCTTTTGGACTCCATTGAGAATGACCAAAACCAGAAAACAGCTTCCATAATGCTGATGGCCCTTTATACGAGGATGAGAAAATCTGAAATTTTCAATCTGAAATGGAATCATGTTGATTTCGAGCGTGGTTTCATCCTGCTTAAAGACCCAAGGAGCGGGCAGGATCAGCGCATACCGATCAATAATTCCGCGCGTTCCATTCTGGAAAAACAGCCTCGCACAGATTGTGAGTATGTCTTCCCCGGCAGGTACGATGGTCCCACAAAAGACCTGCGTGTTCCATTCCGCAGAATCTGCGATAACGCCGGGTTGCCCAAGGACTTCTGACCCATGCACGGGCTGCGGCACGTTTTCGCCTCCACCCTCGCCAGCTCCGGACAGGTGGATATGTACACCCTGCAAAAACTGCTAACTCATAAGACACCATCAATGGTCCAGCGTTATGCCCACTTGCGCGACGACGCCATGATACGGGCCAGTGAGGTTGCCAATATTTATTATGAGGATATGAGGATATGAGGATATGAAGATGTGTGCTCCAAGGAGATCAAATTAAACGGCAGCCCATAAAATGCCCCCCTTGACCTACCAACCATTAATGCCTAATATTTTAGTCATAGATCAAATTAAAGACTATTTTATTAGGCATTAAAATGAAGAAAAAGTTACCTATAAAACTGCGCAGCAGCCTTAAAGGGCTTGGTGAATCCTTGAAAAACGCAAGGATTCGCCGCCGCCTGAAGATGGTTACAGTTGCCGACCGCGCCGGGGTCAGCAGGGAGACTCTTGCCAAAATCCAGCGCGGTGATCCCGGTGTCAGCATGGGCAACTATGCCGCCGTAATCTTCGCCCTCGGCCTCGGCACGGACTGGATGAATCTGGCTGACATAACCGAGGACAAAGTCGGACAGGCTCTTGAAGAGGAACGGTTGCCCAGCCGGGTACACGAGATATCGAGCTAGAGAAGAAGCCTATCGGCGATCCCTGCCGGGGGCCTTAAACCCTTTGAAAAGGGTTTAAGAATCCCAAACCTTTTTGATATGGCTTCGCCGCTCTGCTTGATAGATTGATCCTTCTTTCAAAAGACATAAATTTTATATGATTAGGCTGGTAGAAAATGCCAAAAGAAATATTTGTACATATTGATTTGCAGGGCGAAACACATTTCTTGGGACGACTGTGGATTCATTCCGGGCAGCGCGGCGAGAGCGCATCTTTTGAATATTCTCGCCAATGGCGTCAATCCTCCATAAGTTTTTCCCTTGAACCGACATTGCAACTCGGCAAGGGCTCTTTCCATACGCCAGCAGGCAAATCGCTTTTCGGCTCCATCGGCGATTCTGCCCCGGACCGCTGGGGCCGAGTGCTCATGAAACGTCTGGAGGCCAGAAACGCCAAGGCTGAAAAGCGTACCCGTCGCATGTTGCATGATTCCGACTTCCTGCTCATGGTTAATGATCTGGCCAGGCAGGGGGCATTGCGCTTTGCCGAACAGGAAGGCGGCCCTTTTCTGGCAACAGACGAGGAAGCCGCAATCCCGCCCATGGTTGAGTTGGGTCGGCTTATGGCTGCATCAAACCGTATTTTGGAAAATAAGGAACTGGATCAGGATATTCAGGATCTGGTTGCCCCCGGTGCGTCACTCGGTGGAGCACGGCCCAAGGCATCCATTATAGATACGGACGGCAAGCTGCTGATCGCCAAGTTCCCCAGCCCCACCGATGAATGGGATGTGGAATTATGGGAATACCTCGCCTTCCAGATGGCAAAAAAGGCCGGGATACCAACGCCGGAAGTGATGCTAAAAAAAATCGGCGGACAGAATGTGCTTCTGCTCCACCGCTTTGACCGCAACGCAGGCAAGCGCATACCGTTTCTGTCGGCAATGAGCCTGCTCGGATATTCTGACGGCGAACAGGGAAGTTATCTGGAAATCGGCGAAGCACTGAGCGAATACGGAGCCAGCACAACCGAAGATCTCAAAGACCTCTGGCGGCGGATCGTCTTCAACATCATGATTTCAAACGTGGACGACCACCTGCGCAACCACGGCTTCCTCTATGCCGGATCAGCAGGCTGGCGGCTCTCCCCCCTCTACGATCTGGAACCGACCCCGGAGCACGAAAAGCCGCGCATCCTGCACACCTACATCGACCTTGATGACGGCACGGCGTCACTTGATCTCGCCTATTCAGTTATCGAAGAATTCGGCCTCTCGCTCAAAGAATCAAAAGCCATTTCTAAAAAAGTAGCCCAAGCCACCCAAAGCTGGGCCACCGATGCCGCACGGCTTGGTGCCAGCAATAATGAAATTGAGATGATGCAGTCAGCTTTTGAGCATGAAGATTTGCGAAGTGGATTGAAGGGCTAATTGTACACAGCCAGTTGCCCCTTCTCAGTCAACCGATACTTCTGATTCCTACTATTGGGCTTGTCGGGAATGGTCATCTCCACGAGCCCCTCTTCCAATGCGGGCTTGAGATAAAGTTCCCTGAATGACTTGCGGTCTTTGAGGCCCAAAGCATTTCACCTCACATTTAAAAACTAACCACGGTTCACTAAGTCTTAATACTAAAAAATACAATCCTAGGCTCAAAAAAAGTTGTACAGGAGTTGTACAAAACAGCAGACACAAAAAAAAGGACTCACAGCCATTCAGCTGTAAGTCCTTGTATTATCTGGTACCGGGAGCGAGACTCGAACTCGCAAGGGCGTGAACCCG
This window harbors:
- a CDS encoding HipA domain-containing protein; its protein translation is MPKEIFVHIDLQGETHFLGRLWIHSGQRGESASFEYSRQWRQSSISFSLEPTLQLGKGSFHTPAGKSLFGSIGDSAPDRWGRVLMKRLEARNAKAEKRTRRMLHDSDFLLMVNDLARQGALRFAEQEGGPFLATDEEAAIPPMVELGRLMAASNRILENKELDQDIQDLVAPGASLGGARPKASIIDTDGKLLIAKFPSPTDEWDVELWEYLAFQMAKKAGIPTPEVMLKKIGGQNVLLLHRFDRNAGKRIPFLSAMSLLGYSDGEQGSYLEIGEALSEYGASTTEDLKDLWRRIVFNIMISNVDDHLRNHGFLYAGSAGWRLSPLYDLEPTPEHEKPRILHTYIDLDDGTASLDLAYSVIEEFGLSLKESKAISKKVAQATQSWATDAARLGASNNEIEMMQSAFEHEDLRSGLKG
- a CDS encoding Fic family protein, translated to MGLKDRKSFRELYLKPALEEGLVEMTIPDKPNSRNQKYRLTEKGQLAVYN
- a CDS encoding DUF3089 domain-containing protein — protein: MPKQRIAAHYHLLFLTGLAVILLLTAASPSPADGLPPFDSNSISIPPRPDYSQADSWLALPESSNRFAVDIFWVYPTVLHNDRDWLMDIASQEQQAAAAATLYKQAAVFSCQANLYAPYYRQMNMAALTLGAKQKRELISYGLADVWDAFRYYLKHFNHGRPFILAGHSQGSNIIVDLAVRHWGSTGAESRLVAAYAIGWSITKDNIAANPNIRICKSSRQTQCFIDYNTMAAGRQDAAPTRIPGAIVVNPLSWTTDDSFVPASKNMGATFAEKDRSETRAHFTSAQIVNSGLVVDPIDLSIMNDSHSFPKGVYHVDDYALFFENLRTNAAQRIQEMLVKRSCPDVSGKK
- a CDS encoding helix-turn-helix transcriptional regulator; its protein translation is MKKKLPIKLRSSLKGLGESLKNARIRRRLKMVTVADRAGVSRETLAKIQRGDPGVSMGNYAAVIFALGLGTDWMNLADITEDKVGQALEEERLPSRVHEISS